The proteins below are encoded in one region of Mya arenaria isolate MELC-2E11 chromosome 15, ASM2691426v1:
- the LOC128220755 gene encoding uncharacterized protein LOC128220755, with product MRVTCKRACCCCTAICLVITVMLLSSQEQQQQQSETLNEDDAPIINPDELEPFEPSVNEDFPTNEDRKEPLIPHVFHQTHSTEYVPHINIKSVKSLIQFNPTWDYFFWTNENARDLIARRHPQLIDVFDNFINPIERSDLLRYVVLYEIGGVYLDTDVEVIRPLNRVTYKYTCIIPSEPFEHSSILYKRDIVINNAIIFCRSRHPFLKQLLQNIGNSTTGLTAIDRTGPVFVTEQYFIFMHTLVPRKSNTSLTYIDGNEPFVVRRNCIADNCVYIPNTIYFNHQYDKPQSLLVENCKLKNKPPLVKRGCLILAARKTEVTSQFEYTRHHWVHTWSHVENDTWLVRLFKFLSKLRYGSHTGGIHIRDIVKNVKIS from the exons ATGCGGGTCACATGTAAAAGAGCGTGTTGTTGCTGCACTGCCATCTGCCTCGTTATAACAGTCATGCTTCTTTCATCGCAAG agcaacaacaacaacagtcaGAAACACTTAACGAAGACGATGCGCCAATTATTAATCCAGATGAACTAGAACCGTTTGAACCGTCGGTCAATGAAGACTTTCCTACGAATGAGGACAGAAAAGAACCGTTGATACCTCATGTCTTTCACCAAACCCATTCAACAGAATATGTTCCACATATTAACATTAAGAGTGTAAAATCGCTCATCCAATTCAACCCCACTTGGGACTACTTTTTCTGGACCAATGAAAACGCACGAGACCTGATTGCTAGACGACATCCGCAGCTTATAGAtgtgtttgacaattttattaatcCTATTGAACGGAGTGACTTACTGAGATATGTAGTACTGTACGAGATAGGTGGGGTTTATTTAGACACAGATGTGGAGGTTATACGCCCGCTAAACAGGGTCACGTACAAATACACGTGTATCATTCCTAGTGAACCGTTTGAACACAGCAGTATATTGTATAAAAGGGATATTGTCATAAACAATGCGATAATATTTTGTCGATCCCGTCATCCGTTTTTAAAACAGCTTCTTCAAAACATAGGAAATAGCACAACTGGATTAACAGCGATAGACAGAACGGGGCCAGTGTTTGTTACTGAGcagtatttcatatttatgCACACTCTGGTGCCAAGAAAGAGTAATACATCTCTAACGTACATAGATGGAAACGAACCGTTTGTCGTCCGTCGAAATTGTATAGCTGACAATTGTGTGTACATTCCAAACACGATATACTTCAACCATCAGTATGACAAACCTCAAAGTTTGCTGGTCGAAAACTGTAAACTCAAAAACAAGCCGCCCTTAGTAAAAAGGGGTTGTCTTATTTTAGCAGCCCGAAAGACAGAGGTGACGTCCCAATTTGAGTACACGCGTCATCACTGGGTACACACGTGGTCTCACGTGGAAAATGACACGTGGCTTGTGcgtttatttaagtttttgtcGAAGCTTCGGTATGGATCCCATACAGGAGGGATACATATACGAGATATagtgaaaaatgtgaaaatatcaTGA